The following is a genomic window from Ignavibacteriota bacterium.
AAAACAACATCATCCCCACGAACACCAACAGCGGTATGATCCGGTTCTTCGAGTGATTGATCTCGGGGATAAGGTCGCTCGCCCCCACGTAGGTGGCGATACCCGCCGAGAACGCGAACGCGATACCCACCAGCTTCTCGCTGATCCCACCCAGCATCAATGCACTTGCAGCACCGAGGAACGTCGCGACACCAACAACAATGGAAGCGATGAGCGCCATACGCCGGTCGTGCTTCGCTGCGAGCATCACCGATGCGATGGTGAGCCCCTCCGGGATCTTGTGCATGGTCACCGCAATGAAGATGAGCAAACCCACCAGATAGTCGAACTGGATGCCGACCGCGATCGTGAAGCCGTCGAAGAACGCATGGATACACAATCCGAGGAATGTCGAGTAGCTTGCCACCTGCGAGATCATCACCTCACTGTGCGTCTCTTCGCCAAAATGCAGGTGGCCGACGATCGTGTGCTCGAAGAAATGCAGGACCGCATACCCTGCCAGCATGTACAGCGGGGCGCTCGGGCCGACCGTATGGAGCGCTTCGGGCACGAGTTCGATGAAGACCAGGGAGAGAAGAAAGCCCGCGCTGAGCGCGAGGAGGTATTCCTGGACGCGTGCAGGCCAGGAGCGGCGGAGAACAACGAACACGCCACCGAGCACTTCCGCACCGCCGGCGACCAGTCCATACAGGAGAACGGCGAGGGTCATCGAGGTATCATTCATTGCGCATAGGGAGTTGTCATGTATCGTTCGGCCTGCTGGTGAGCATCCTTATACGACTTGAGCCCCAGCACCTTCGTGTACTGCTTGCGGGCAGGCTCCCGCTTCCCCTGAAGGTCGTACACATGCCCGATCTTCAGGTTCGCCATGGTCATGAACCCGGAGGGTTCCTTCACATCCAACTGCCGGCTCAGTTCATCGCACCGGTACAGATGGAGGAGCGCCTCATCATACTTGTGCAGCGCCGTCGCGCAGGTCCCCAGATAGTACTCCGCCTCCCGCTCCACATTCATGGTGTATCCGCGCGCACCCTGACGGCATTTCGCCTGGATCTCCGCCCAGACCCCCGCCGCACGTTCATAATTCCCCATCACCGCATAGCAGCGTCCGAGGTACTTGTGGAACACCATGTTGCCCGGGAAGCGGTCGTGCAGCGACTGCGCGAGCGCCAGGGCTTTCGTGTAGTCGCGCTCGTACGAATAGTAGATCTGCAACAGGAAGTACGACGTCTCGACGGCGGCATACTTCGCTTTCTGGGACGCGATGATGAGCTGCTCCAGGCCCTTCGCCCTGTCGCCCGCGGGCACGAACAGCATCAGCGGTTTCACCACGGGGTACTCGTTCGGTATCACCTCGGCGTAATAGTTGTAGATCCCCGTGCCAAGATAGATGTCATAGTTGCCCGGATCGAGCTCCGACGCCTTGCGCACCAACGGCAGGGCCTGCCGGCCGGCGTAGGCCGCCTCCATCCATTCATCCCGGTGGAACCGTAACCTCCCCTCAAAACCAATGGCCCCGCCTTTGAAGAAGATCGCATCCACATCGTTCTCGTTCAGGTCAAGCATCGAATCACAGATCGCCACAACATGATCCAGGTTGCGATAGAAGCGCTGATCGTACTGCTGATCGTCGATGTCGATCATGATCTTCCACCACAGCACCATCGCACGGAAGAAGTGGCCGGCGGGATGCGAGGGGCGGAGACGCACCAGGGTCGCAAAGTCCTGGTCCGCCGCCTCGAATTCGAGGTTATACACGTGCGAGATCCCCCGCTGGACCGCGGCTTCGAACACCGAGTCCTTCGGCACCTGTCCGTTCGAACGGAACAGTGGGATCAGCAGGAGAAGCAACAGGAACCTGTACTTCATGCAACGACTCCGTCCGTGGACGTTGCGCCCGCAGGCGGGACCGGCGGCAAGACATCCTCCACGGAGTCCAGCGTGATGATCCCCTCCGGAGCCGCAAGATATCGGGATTTCAGGATATACCACGTTCCGAGGATCAACGCGAGCGTGGCCAGCACACTCCCTTCCGGTCCGAACGAACCACCGGTGATCCACTCCGGCCCTGCGACCGTCGCATTCCACAGCCGGTGCTCCGAGAACGTGATCCCGCTCGTCGGGAATCCATAGACCGTGGTCTGGGTGAAGTTCCACGCCATATGCAACCCGAACGGCAGCCACAGGCTCCGGGTCTTCTGGTATGCGAACGACAGCCAGATCCCCGCGAGCACCACATTGGCTGTGCTGAGCGCATTCGCGTTGGGGTTGTTGATGTGTCCGACGCCGAAGATCGCGGACATGATCAGGATCGACGGCAGGACCGTGATCCCCTGCGACAGGGTCTGGAACACATAGCCACGGAACAGCACCTCTTCGCTTGCCGCGGCGAGGGAGAAGAACGCGACCGCATAGACCACAGTGAAGAAGATCTCCCCGAAAGAACGGTCGAGCCAGCCGACCCGTGCGTATCCCAGGGCCAGCAGCACGATGAAGATCCCGCTCATCATCAGGAACCCGATCAGAAACCCCATGCCGAGCTCGCGCACGGCACGGGGATGGAACCAGAGTCCGATCGCCGCCAGGGGTTTCTGATTCACAAAGCGGACGATCACCCATGTCACGAACAGCACGGTGGAAAGCAGCAACAGGGCATCCACGATATCGCTGGCGAGCCCGGCCCACCGGGAAAGAGCGACCACACCCGAAGCCAGGAAGGCCGTTCCGATCAGGAACATCATGATCTTCCAACCGGAACGGACGTCGCCGTGCCGGGTCAGGAATACGTAGCGGATCGCGTCCTTCATGCGGCCGCCGCTCAGAAGCGTTCCCGCAGGTACGTCAGCAGCTGCGCCGCTGCCACGCGCTCCTGCTTCATGGAATCGCGCTCACGCACGGTCACGGACTGGTCGGTCAGCGTCTGCGAATCCACCGTGATGCAGAACGGCGTACCGACCTCATCCTGGCGGCGGTAGCGCCGGCCCACGGCGCCGCTGTCGTCATAGAAGACGCGGAAGTGGGGCCGGAGCTCGGCCTCGATCTTCTTCGAGATCTCGGGCATCCCGTCGCGGTTGACCAGCGGGAAGATGGCGGCTTTCGTCGGCGCGAGCTTCGGATGCAATTTCATCACGACCCGGGTCTCGGTCTTCCCGTCCGCGGTCGGCGCTTCCTCTTCATTGTACGCATTCACCAGGAACGCCATGAACGAACGGCTTGCACCCGCGGAGGTCTCGATGATGAACGGGGTGAACTTCTCCTTCCCCTGCTCTTCAAAATACTTCATCGACTTGCCGGAGTACTTCTCGTGCTGTGTCAGATCGAAATCACTCCGGTTGTGGATGCCTTCGATCTCTCCCCACCCGAACGGGAAGAGGTACTCGATATCGTAGGCGTCCTTGGCATAGTGGGCAAGCTTGTCGGGCTCGTGCTGGTGGAAGCGCAGCTTGTCCATGCCCATGCCGAGCCCCTGGAACCACGCGATGCGCTGCTCCTTCCAGTAATTGAACCACTCCACGTCGGAGCCGGGTTTCACGAAGAACTGCATCTCCATCTGCTCGAACTCGCGCGTGCGGAACAGGAAGTTCTTGGTGTTGATCTCGTTGCGGAACGCCTTGCCGATCTGCGCGATGCCGAACGGCACCTTCTGGCGCGAGGAGGCCTGCACGTTCAGGAAGTTGACGAAGATCCCCTGCGCCGTTTCGGGGCGCAGATAGACCACGGCACCTGCATCTTCCACCGGGCCGACAAACGTCTTGAACATCAGGTTGAACTGGCGCGCTTCGGTGAACTTCCCTTCCGACTGGCATTTGTGCGCCTTGCGGCCCTTGTAGGCCGCGCTGCCGCACATCGCATCCTCGACCTGATCCGCGCGGAAACGCGCCTTACACTCTTTGCAGTCCACCATCGGATCGGTGAAGTTCGCCACATGGCCCGACGCTTCCCAGACGGTCGGATGCATCAGGATGGCGGCATCCAACCCTTCCACGTCTTCGCGGTAGGTCATCGCCTGCCACCACTGCTCCTTCACGTTCCGGAGCAATTCGACCCCCAGGGGGCCGTAATCCCAGCATCCGTTCAGGCCGCCGTAGATCTCGCTCGATTGAAAGACGAAGCCGCGCCGCTTCGCGAGCGACACGATCTTTTCCATGACGTCGGTGTTATTTGCCATGTTCCTTTCCTGCTTTCGTGGTTTCGTTCATGTCCAATATCACACTCAGAATCGTTTCCTCGTCCCGTACGACGTGGAGCGTCACGGTGCGGTCGTGTGTCCTCTCCGTCCCGACCACATGGGCACCCCAGGGCTCCACCTTTGCGTTGAGCGCATGGTTGAACTCGGCAGAGGAGAAATCCTTCGGCAACCGCAGCCGGTATTCGGTCCTGACCGGCCGACCGTTCCGGTCCTTCACGTCGCGCACTTTGAGCGACGCGGGCGGGACCCGGAACTCGGCACAGATGGCTTCAAGCCCACGGCGGATCTCAGCATCGCCCGGCGTTACCACCGGGGCAGCATTCTTCCGTGCCGGTTCACGCACGGTGGCGCTGCGCGGTGCAAGCACGACAGCGAGGAGGCCGAGCACCAGCGAGAGCACGGCAAGTCCTGCAACGATCACCACCCGGGACTTCTGCGACACTCCGAACATATGATCACGTATCCTTGAATGCCGGTGGGCGTTTCTCCAGGAAGGCACGCACGCCCTCTCTGCCATCTCCTGTCGCGCAGCTCGCACCGAACAGGGCCGCTTCAACCTTCATCCCGTCCGCCGGCGATCCCGATCCCGCTGCGTGCACCGCTTCGATCAACGCACGCACGGCCGGCCGACTCTTTCCGGCGAGCGTCCCTGCCATCTGGGACGCAGCAGCAGCAAGGTCGGCGTGCGGCACGACCATATTCACCAGCCCGATCCTGTGCGCCTCGTCGGCGGACACAGGCGCCCCCGTGAGCATCATCGCAAGCGCTCTGCCCTGTCCGATGAGCCGCGGCAACCGTTGCGTGCCGCCATAGCCCGGGATGATGCCGAGATTGATCTCCGGCTGGCCGAACCGCGCCTTGTCGGACGCTATCCGCAGCGTACAGGCGAGGGCAAGTTCGCACCCCCCGCCGAGCGCATAGCCGTTCACGGCCGCGATCACAGGCTTGCCGCACCGCTCGATGAGGTCGAACACCGCCTGTCCCCCGCGCGAAAACGCTTCGCCGCTGTCTCTGTCAAGCGCCGTCAATTCTTCGATATCGGTCCCCGCAACGAACGACTTGTCGCCGGCACCCGTGATCACGATCGCACCCACCGCCGGATCATCGCGCAGCTCCGTCACGGCATCGTGCAATTCCTTCTTGGCCATGGCATTCAGCGCATTCAGCTTGTCGGGGCGGTTGATCGTGATCGTCCCGACGCCGTCGCGCACATCGATGAGAATCGTTGTGTACGCCATGCTTCACCCTCCTAATTAAGAATTAAGAATTCTTCGTTCTTAATTCTTAATTCATACGACTTCCACCCGGCTCTGATCCCCGATCAGAAACCTGTGCACGAGCGGCTTTCCTGTCGCCCTCACGATCTCCACATCGTTCCCGAGGATACTGCCTTCGAGCCGGATCCCGATGTCCATGATCTTGCAGTCGCGCAGGATGATGCTGTATTCGATCTCACTCTTGCGGACCGTAGTGTTGTTGCCGATGGACGAGAAGGGGCCGATGTACGCGTCCTCGATCACACAGCCCTCGCCGATGATCGCCGGCCCGCGCACGACGCTGTTGATCACCCGTGCGCCCTTCTCGATGATCACCTTGCCCGCGACCGCGGACCGCGCGTCCACATCGCCCTGGATGGACGGGATCAGATTATCCAGGACCAGCCGGTTGGCTTCCAGCAGATCATTCGGCTTTCCGGTATCCTTCCACCATCCGGTGATCTCGGTATAGCCGACCTTATACCCTTTGTCGATCAGATACTGATGCGCGTCCGAGATCTCAAGTTCCCCGCGGGCGCTGGGTGCGATCGCCTTCACGGCCTCGAAGATGTGATGGTCGTACAGATAGATGCCGGCAACGGCATAGGAGCTCTTCGGCTTCGAGGGCTTCTCCTCGACCGCCACGATGCGGCCATCCTTGATCTCGGGCACACCGAAGCGTTCCGGATCCTGCACCTTCGCCAGCGTCAGAAAGCAATTGCTGTTGCTCTTCTCGAAATCATCGATGAACCGCTTCACACCACCCACCACCATATTGTCGCCGAGGTAAAGATGAACCTGTCCTTCCCGATGAATCCTTCGGCGAGCGCAACAACCTGGGCGAGTCCGCCCGGGGTGAGTTGCGGAATGTAGGTGATATGCACCCCCCAGCGCGAGCCGTCTCCCATGGCGACCGGCACTTCATCACTATCGGCGTTGATGACGATGCCGATCTCCTTGATCCCCGCCGCCGCCGCCGCTTCGACCGCATAGTGGAGGATGGGCTTATTGGCGATCGGAATGAGGTGCTTGTTCCGGGTATGGGTGATCGGACGCAGGCGTGTGCCACGCCCGCCGCTTGCGATGAGTGCTTTCATAGATGCTTCCTCTTCTGTCCTTTCAGTGGGAGATGGGGTTCAAGCAGACGAAGGAGCTCATCCTTCTGCGCCGGCGCAAGCGAACCGCTTCTGGTGGCGAGGCGGGTGGTTTCCAGCGACACTGCTGCATAGAATGGGGTCAGGTCGGGCGCAAAGCGCTCCAGGGCATCGAGATGACGTGCAACGGTTTCGACCCCGCCCCGCGCGATGGGTCCCGTGAGCGCAACTTCGGGCGTCGCCGCCCGTGCGTTGCCGATACTCCCCATGATGATCGGGAAATAGATGCTCATCCAATCCGTGCCCTCCGGCGCGAATGTCGACGACATCTGGCGGAGGACGCCGAAGAGTGTGGTGAGATGGTTCGATGCGACCACGGCGGCTGCGTGATAGAATTCGCGCATCGCCGGAGGCACCTCGATCACATAGCCTTTCAGCGCACGGGCCAGCGCATAGGCCGCGCGCACACCCGCCGCCGCACCATCCACACCATAATAGATGCCCCGGATGTTCGGGACGATATCTTCAAACGGGAACGTGCGGGGAAATGCCTGGATCGGATGGAACGAAAAGACTGTCGCACCCTTCGCCTTCACCGGATCCAGGACCGACGCTGTCAACATGCCGCTTGCATGACAGACCGCAACGCCTTTGAAGTCGCGATCGAGCCGGGCCAGAGCACGAACCACATCGGCCACGGCCCCGTGAGGGGTGGTGATGAGGATCAGATTGATCGTGGCGGGGATCGCCGCAAGTTCCGTCCCGGCGTTGTCACAACCGATGAATTCCGCGGATGTGCGGGCGGATCGTGATGTGCGGGAGATGACGCAGGAGACCCGGTGCCCCTGCTCGACCAGGACGCGGCCGAGCGAGGTGCCGACCTTCCCACCGCCGATGATCGCGGCGTCCCAGTGTTCCGGAGTTTTAGTTCTTCCCATGGTCTTCGATGTCCTGGATCACTGCTGACAGATAGCCAACGACACTTTGATGGTCCCCGGTGATCATGCCTGAATGCGACCGCGAGAGAACGGTCGGGGTACGCGCACCCAGCATGTCACATGCCTTCAACACCGCCGCCACCGGCCCGCCACCGCACGCTTCCGCCGTCCCTGCTTCGAGGTCCAGCATCAACCGCGCGGGATCGAACGCCTGGATGTCCGCCGCGACCACATCATCCAGCCGCTGCGCAACATCGGCGGCCGAGAAATGCGAGAGGTCCGTGCTCGCAACAAGGAGCGCGTCGGTTCCCCGGCAGAGCGTCGCGAGTGCAGCACCGAGAGCAAAACAGTGTTCCTGCGACTGGTTGCCGATCACCAGCGGGAGCAGAGCAAATTCCCCAAGGGCGCACTGGAGGAATGGCAACTGGACCTCCAGAGCGTGTTCGGTCCCGTGCCCCTTCATCGAGACCAGGATCCCGGGCATCACTTCTGCAAGCCGGGAGCGCATTCCGGCTGCGACCGGGACCTCACCGAGCGGGGTGACATATGCATCACCCGGATACACGGAGATCCCGTCAAAGAATTCACGATGGCTGGGTGACACGACCACCACGACGCTCCGTTCGGTTCCGCGGAGCTGCGCATAGGCGGCTGCCGCGGTCTCACCGGAATAGACATACCCTGCATGCGGCGCGATGAGTCCGATGATGTTCCCCGGTCCGATGCCGATGGACACGCCGTCCAGCAACCCGCGCACCGTCTGTTCGAGTTCCTCCGCATCCGAAGGATAGAACATGCCCGCCACGGCGGGCTTGCGCACACGTTTCATTGTGCTCCCCCGGCGGGCGCCTCAGCGAACACTTCTGCGCTGAAGGCCTCGATCACCGCCCCTGGGTCGCGCCACGCACCTACGGGGAGCCCGGCCTTGCGGCAGGTATTCTCGAGGAACTCCTCTACGCCCCAGCCGTATTCCGTGGCGACCTGTGGGAGCAGGAGGCCACGGCGGCCGCGGCATTGGATGACGAGGCCGTCCCTGCCGATCATGATCTCCTCAGGCGAGGTGATACGCCGCATGGGTGTCAGGACCGAGACCTCGATCTGCACCCGGGGCAATTCCCCGGGTGCAAGTGGTTCGAATCGCGGATCACCGAACGCAGCCTTGCGCGCGACCTCTTCCACCGCGGTGCGCACCGGACCGGGATATTCAATGTACCCGATACACCCCCGGAGGTCGCCCTCGATGCGCAGCGTAACGAAAGCACCGCCTGTCTGATCGACCGGTTCCTCGAGTTTCACCTCACCCACGCGCCCTTCCTCGACCGGCCCCCGGTGGCGCTTCGCCATTTCCCGGGCGATCGATCCTCGTGCAACCCGGAGCAGCAACCGCTGTTGTGCTTGTGAAAGCATGGGATTTGAACTCCCGCTAACTCAGTAACGTAATCAAATCGTCTCAGACTATCAAGGAAGGGATCAGCAGGAACAGCGTAAATCCGGCATTTCAGAGGGGTTCCGGGCTCCCGGGAGTCCAGCTTGCTTCTCAGAGCATGCTTGACTACATTTTTTCTTTCCATAACAATCGGGGACGGAAAATCATGGCGTTGATGGTAAGTATCTCAGGTATCCGTGGCGTTGTGGGTTCGACCTTGACCCCGGACGTGATCATCCGGTACGTAGCCGGTTTTGGTTCATACTGCCGGAGCCGGTCCACCGGGCCGGTAACGGTGGTGGTCGGGCGGGATGGGAGGATCACCGGCGCAGCCATCACAGACATGATCACTTCCGCACTCACAATGTCCGGCATCCACGTCATGGATATTGGCATTTGCCCTACGCCGACCGTACAGCTCGCCGTCGAGCACGAGCACGCAGCGGGCGGGATCGCGATCACCGCAAGTCACAACCCGATGCAGTGGAATGGGATGAAATTCATGGCATCAACGGGGCTTTTCCTGGACGGGGCGGAGAATGCCGAGTTCTGGAAGCACGCCGGACAGCCGCACACGTATGTGGCGTGGGATGCGATCGGCACGCTATCGCGGCGCGGCGACTGGCTTGCGCGTCACATCGCGCTTGTCCTGGACCTCCCTCTCGTGAAGCCGGACGTCATCAGGAAGCGCCGTTTCCGGGTGGTGGTCGATTGCGTCAACGCGGCAGGTGGTGCCATCGTTCCGGCACTCCTGCGCGAGCTGGGATGCGACGTGATCGAGATGGCGTGCGATGTGAGCGGAGTGTTCAGCCATACCCCCGAACCGATCCCGGAGAACCTGACCGGCCTGGCTGGCCGGGTGCGTTCGGAGCATGCGGATCTGGGCATCGCGGTGGATCCTGACGTGGACCGCCTGGTACTGATCAATGAGAAAGGCGAGCCGTACGGGGAAGAGTACACGATCGCCACGGTGGTCGACCATGTATTGAAGACACAGGGAGGCAAGGGGCAGACCGTTGTCGCGAACCTTTCGACCACCCGCGCTGTCGATGATATTGCACGCCGGTACGGTGCGACTCCTGTGCGCACCCCGGTCGGCGAGATCAATGTTGCTTCCGCCATGAAGCGCCTCGGCGCCGTGGTCGGCGGCGAAGGAAGCGGCGGCGTGATCCTGCCTGCGCTCCATTACGGCCGCGATGCGATCGTGGGCATCGGATTGATCCTTCAGGCGCTCGCTGAATCCGGAGGGACGCTCAGCCAGCTCAAAGCGTCGCTCCCGCAGTACTGTATCGCCAAAGGCAAGATGGAGCTCGCGGGCATCGCTCCGGAGGAGGTCCTCGAGACGATGAAGAAGCGCCATGCAACGGAGGGCACGGTGAACACCGACGACGGTGTGAAGATCGACTTCCCCGATGCATGGGTCCATTTCCGAAAATCCAACACCGAACCGATCGTCCGGATCATCGGTGAAAGCGCGACGATGGAGAGTGCGCTGGCGCTCGTCACACGCTTCCAGGATGAGATCCGGACGCTGATGCCTGCGCATGGGTGACCACCGGCGGATCGTCCGCGAGATATTGTCCCTCGCGCGCGTCCCCGGCATCGGCCCGGCGCGTCTCCGGGCTCTTCTTGAACACTTCAAGGACAGTGGCGCGGTCCTCCGCGCCTCTGTCCGCGACCTCACCTGCGTCCCCGGCATCGAGCAGAAGATCGCCTGCACGATCTCCTCGTTCTTCCGGAACGGTGTTCCGGAAGAGACCGCGGCGATCGTTGACGAACAGATCGCGCGGATGGAGACGGTCGGCGCAGCATTCGTCACCATCCTTGATCCGCACTATCCACCCCATCTGCGTACCATCTACGATCCCCCCGCGTTCCTGTTCATGCTCGGAAGCATCGCACCGCAGGATGCCGCGGGCATTGCGATCGTGGGAACACGCGATCCATCCACGTACGGCAAACGGACAGCGGAGGTGTTCGCGTCAGCACTTGTCGCGCGCGGCATCACGGTCGTGAGCGGGCTCGCGCGCGGCATCGACACCATCGCGCATGCCGCCGCCCTCCAGGCCGGAGGCCGGACGATCGCGGTCATCGGGTCCGGGTTGGACGTACTCTACCCCGCGGAGAACGGCCCGCTTGCGCGCCGCATCATGGCGCAGGGCGCTGTGCTTTCAGAGTTCGCCATGGGAGCGAAACCCGATGCGGTCAATTTCCCGCAGCGCAACCGGACCGTCAGCGGTATGACGCTCGGTACCCTCGTCATCGAGACGCGGGTCGATGGGGGTGCGATGATCACGGCGCGCTCTGCGCTGGACCAGGACCGCGAGGTCTTCGCCATACCGTCGCCGGTGAGTGGGACGGAGCGCAGCGGTACGAACCTGCTTCTCCGTGAGGGGCGCGCGTTGCTCACGGAGACCGTGGAGGACATCATCACGGAGCTTGGCCCGAAACTCCAGGGGCTCATCCCCGACGTCCCCCGGGCACCGGTGCGGATCATTCCTCCACTCTCCCTTTTCGAACAGCAGGTGCTGGATGTCCTGACCGCGGACCCCCTCCATATCGACGTCATAGCCGAACAGACCTCGCTGACGGCCGCGGATGCCCTTGTCCGCCTGCTGGGGCTGGAATGCAAGAGCGTGGTCCGGCAGCTTCCGGGGAAGTATTTCGTGCGGCTGTGACCCCTTTGCTTTCTCGGAAGAAAGATGTATATTTTGTGGTATGCTTATTGTGGATACAATATTCGTGGACGAAGCGATATCCCCGGGCACGGTTCTGCTGTGATCTGCAGGCGTGCAAGGGTGCCTGTTGTACGCTGGAAGGCGGACGCGGGGCGCCCGTGGAGGATGCTGAGATCCCCTTGTTGATGGCGGCCATGCCGGCAGCCATGGCCTATCTCCGTCCGGAGAGCCTCGCGGAATTGCAGCGGGTCGGCCCCCTGGACGGGGCGGCGGGGAACTTCGCGACGACCTGCATCGAGCATCGTGAATGTGTGTTCGTCTATTTCGACGAACAGAAGGTCGCACGCTGCGCTTTCGAGCGCGCTCACCGCGAAGGGCTCACCTCCTGGGCGAAGCCCCTCTCCTGTCACCTCTTCC
Proteins encoded in this region:
- a CDS encoding DUF3109 family protein → MWIQYSWTKRYPRARFCCDLQACKGACCTLEGGRGAPVEDAEIPLLMAAMPAAMAYLRPESLAELQRVGPLDGAAGNFATTCIEHRECVFVYFDEQKVARCAFERAHREGLTSWAKPLSCHLFPIRVHALNQQVIRYEQIDECRAARMHGEMENVPLVEFLKEPLVRKFGDGWYARLHSETSTVDGSQ